In the Candidatus Bathyarchaeia archaeon genome, CCCCCAATACCACCATAATAGAGGACATAGACCCTCAAGTGCTCGTACTTCCCACCCAACTTCTACCAGAAAACAGCGCACCAATCAAAATTGCCGCCGATAACATCAAAATCTCAGGCTTCACCCTCACCAACGGCGGCAACGGCATCTCAGGAACAGGCAGCCAGACACAAATAACCGACAACCTCATAACAGCACCATATGGCTGCATAAACCTCAAAGGCTCAAACATAACCATCACACAAAACATCATAGAAAATAACGCTAACGGTGGCCTCAGTGGTTATGGCATCAAATGCAATGGATACTACAACACAATTGCTTCAAACAGAATTACTGGACCAAACAACTATGCAATTACCATAGAACACGAAAGCTCCTTAAACGTAGTATGTAACAACACCATAGTAGATGCGGGCAGTATACACGTATACGGCAACAGAAACGTAGTTGCCAAAAATAGCCTAACTCATGGCGGCATCTCAATAGACGGAACATCTAACACTGTCTATTCAAACAGAATCGAAGGGTCTGGTTTTGGTCTTGTTGGCTATAACAATACTTTCTATGCGAACTACTTGACATACGCTGTAAACGTTGGAAGCAACGTAGAAGATGCAGCAAATAATATTTTTTACGATAATAACTTTGTCGGCAGTACACAAGTTGGGGGCTGGATCGGCGTACGTGGACCTAACTTTTGGGATAATGGTGTTGAGGGTAACTTTTGGAGCGATTATAACGGTACAGACAGCAACAACGACGGGATAGGCGATTTTCCATACACAATTGACGCTAACAATCAAGACAACTACCCACTTATGGCACCATATAACATAGACAGTGTAATCGCAGAACTGCCAGAATGGGCAAACACCTCGCCGCCAACACCGCCTTTTCCGACACCCACACCGACTTTGCCTCCAAACACCTCAACACCAACAACAAACCCAACCACAACAATCACCCCCACTCTAGCCCCAACCACAACACAAACACTCCAACCTTCACCATCAACCCCCACACAGCAACCAACACAACTCGACTCAGAACCTTCAACAGGCAAAAATACAGGATTGCAAGCCAACATGCTCTTGATAGCCACAGTTACGGTCATAATAATTGCATTAGGGACAGCCTTAGCAGTGGTCTTCAGGAGAAGAAAAACCGACGCCTAAAACGGGCAAAAAGGTCCAAAAAGTGCTTGGCTAAACTAAACTTTAAAAAGCGGACGGTATAAACGCAAAAGCAAAATCCCTAAAACGCAAAAATAAATCTCGAAGAAAAACATTCGAATAGTAAAAAAGAGATTAAATTAAGCATATTTTGGAAGTTTGTTGGTGGACGAGGCGGGATTTGAACCCGCGGCCTCCACGATGCCAACGTGGCGATCATGCCAGGCTGATCTACTCGCCCAATTGAGGATGTTTCTGAACCTTAACCACAGCTTTACCCTATAAGCGTTTCTTTATTTTAGCCCTGTACTGTTGGGCTTTCAAAGCAAAGCAAACACGTTTTTCCCACAAACCCAGAGTTTTCTATATCTATGAGGGCTTGAGTTGTTGTGAGCAACTGTTCTTCGAGTACGCCTACTTGATTGAGGATACAAAAGGTTTATGTTTGTTGCTTTTAGCAAAGTGGCTGGGCACGTGAGTGATTTGGCTGTAAAAGCGAAGCTGGATTTCAAAAATATGTTGACTGATTGTGGGTATGGCGAAAAAGTTGTGGATGCACTTTGGCTCTGGTATGATTTTAGCGAGAAAAAGGGCGTTGCCAGTTTTTAGTTTTTGTGTGTGTAGTTTTTTGTACGGACAACTGTTTATCTCTCAGAGCGTGATTTGTTTTCTTAGCAAGGAATATATGAGCTTACGTAGTTAGAATTAGGATTAACAATTAATACCCTTACATTTGTACTAGGATTCATTTTTGGGATTCGTTAGCCTTATTAGCTCTACACTGCAATTATAGCAACGTGAGGATTCAGAGCAAATGTCGGAGAAACCACCATCCAAAGATGAAGCATTAGAAGCCTTGGACTTCATCGTTAACGTTCTTAAAGAACACGAAAAAGACTTAGACAAACTGGTATGTGAACTTGGCACTGTGGCGGGTCAACTTGGCGAATCGGGGGAAATTAACGACAAAGTCAGAAAAATCGAAGACAAAATAACCAACCTGCAAAACGAAGTTTGTACACTGGTAAAATCCTTATCCAACCAACCAACACAGACAACAGCATCAGGGACTCCTCAAACCCTAAGTACACAAATAACCCAAACTCCGCAAGTACCCAAATCTGAAACCTCAACACCCAGATGGAACCCAAACATACCCTTACTTTTCCGATGCAAAAAATGGGAAGACTTCCAAGCAATATCACTCAATGCACAAACAATCTCATTCACAATCAAAGAAGACACCCAAACATTCGAAGCCAACGCAATAAAAAACAACCAAATCATCAACTACAACGGACAAACCCCAACAATCGCAAACCTCCTAAAAATGTACCTAAGCAAAGAACTAAACGTCACCGAAAACCAAGTCTTAGAAGGCGAAATACTCACCAAATAACACACACAATTTCACGAAACTTCCACCCTAATTCTGAATACACAATCCTTTTATAATTCAGTCTCTTAAGTCTTGAGATGTAGCATGAAGGGTGATTGAGGTTGAAGGCGCACCATAGCCAGAGTACAGTTTTCCGTTCTCGAAGCCTTCTCCTTTCTCCTCGATAACGGATGGCTCTTGGTAGCCAACACACAATGACCTCACCCTTCTTGCGTAATTACTTGAGTTGCAGTGAATGTGTTTTTGGGCGTCGCTAGATGAAAGCGTGTGGAAGTTTTGCAGAAGTGTAAATCTAATCTGGGCTGTTTTAGGTGAAAGTAGAAAACAGAAAGGTTGAGGTTAAAAATGGAAAAATTGTTGTTAGCTTGGGGGGATGGCTTCTTGAAAAGTGTTTAATTCCACGTTCAAAGCGGGTTTCACTGCTTCGGAGACTCGTGAGGCTACGATGCGTTTGATGTTTTTTTCGCTGGCAATGTCAACGATGCGTTGGGTTATTATGCCGTCAAAAACTAAGGTGTCAATGCCTGAAACCTGCTGCAGACGTTCAGCTAGTTGGCTGACGGGGAGCCGCTCAATTTGTTCAAGTTTGTCGTTCATGAGAACCGCTTCAAGCGAGCCTACCAGTTCCTTGGCAGTCTGAACTACCTGTTCAGGGAATGTGACCTTTGGTTTTTCAACACGTTCAGGTGCCTTTTCGGGGCGTTCGACTTTTTTGGGTTTAAACAACTCAGCTACGGAAACCTTGCCTTCGATGGCGTCGGCGATTTCTTTACAGCTGCATTCTTCAATCTCTTTACCACGAGGAGCACGACCAACATATTTTATGCTAGTTACTTGCAGCAATTCTTTAAGAATCAGGTCACCACCGCGGTCACCATCTAAAAGTGCCGTCGCCTCTTTCTCCTTAGTTAACCGCTTGATTGATTCAGGAACCTTGGCACCTTCCAACGCTACCGTGTTAGTAATGCCGCAGCGCATAAGATTAATTATGTCTGCGCGACCTTCAACGACAAAAATTTCTTTAGATATTTCCAGAGTTGGCCCTGCAGGAAGGTCTTCAGCTCCAAACTTCTCAACTTTACCTGTCTTCATGGTTTCAGTGATTTCTTTGTAGACTTCGTCAACGCTTGGCATCGATTCGATGTTCCACTTGTGGAGGATTTCTTTAGCTCGGTCGATTATGACTTTTCGTCTGGCTTCGCGGATGTCTTCGATTTTGTCAAGAAAAACTTTTGCACTGCATGGACCCACGCGGTTAATGCTTTCTACACTTGCCGCTATGAGGGCAGTGCTTACGCGGTCTAAGCTTGTGGGTATTGTGATGTTTCCTGAGGTGCGGTCGTTTTTGCTGTGTAGTTCGATTTCGATTCTTCCGATGCGCCCGGTTTTTTGCAGTTCACGAAGGTCCAGTTCAGGACCAAATAAGCCTTCGGTTTGTCCAAAAACTGCGCCGATTACGTCGGGTTTTTCAACTACTCCATCAATTTCAAATCTAGCGTGTATAACATACTTTATAGTGAACGTTTGGGATGTGCCCATGATTGTTAGCCTCCTTTATGTGATGTTTAGGTTAGGTTTGACTGCATGAACAACCAGACGTTTGGTGTTCTATGCTAACTGTTAACTGTTATTTGAGTTACACCTTCCAAATATGTGTAAGCGTTTAATAACACTTGTGGTAAAAAACGACGACAATCATCACCAACTAATTCTGAATTAAACGTATCGTTAACTTGCAGAAGCCTCTATCGATTGGTCTTTTTACGTAACGCAAGTTTTTGGAGATTTTCCACCGGCGAATCATCGGCTTCACCTGCATCCATCAGGTGTTTAATATATCTCTGTGCATCTTCTTTGGCACGAGTTTCTTTACTGCTGAGTTCAACGCTGTTTTCAAGCTTTCTAATTGTTCGACCTAACCGGCGATGACCTTTTGTAACCACACGTGTTCAACTCAAAGCTTAACTGTTACAGCATGTTTTATAAGTTGGCTTTGTAATGGCGGCTTTTAGCGAAGCCTGTTCGGCGCTGAAGGCTCAGTTACTCGTCGTTCAGAACACTGCACAGAACCAAACAAAAATTCGCATGCACAAACATCTAAAGAAAAAAGTCGGAAAAAAGGGTGAATACAAGGAAAGAAAACACAAAAAACGCACAAGTCTAATCACATGACTTGTGTTGTAGTCCCGAGCCAGTCACTTAATTTTATCTACCCAAAAAGACGATATTTTATCAAAAAGTAACCGTCACCTCGAGACAGAATTTTTATGTGACTCCAGTCCAGAGTTGAGAGAAATGAGAAACTATGAAATTATAACTGCTTTTGAAAAAGTTTTCAAAAAGTTGGATGTAATAGACGCCAAAGTAAGCAACATGCCTCAAGTTAAGGTTAACGTTTCAAGCCGATTTCTACCCACATTAAATGCGTTGTCAAACCTTAATTCTGCAACGGCAAGCCAAGTCAGCATGGTAACTGGACGCTCAAGAGCTTTTGAAAGCAAAAATCTTAATGAACTTTATTCGCTGGGTGTGCTTAGTAAACGGGAGCAAGGTCACATGCGTGTTTTTCAAATCCGCAAAAACTCAGGCACTTAACCAACTTTAGCTAATTTTTTTCTCGTACGGACGGTAGAGTGCTTAAACGTGATTTTTGCATTCATTTTTTCCTTTTTCACGGGAATTTGGGGACAATTTGGAAAATAAGTTAATAAACCCCATGTGTATTCTTCGATGAACATCACAAACCGACCATAGAAACAAACGGCATGGTTGGAGGGCTGAAAAGGCCTTGACGGATAAAATCCTACTCTCACAGTAATGGATTTTCATTCGTTCTCTCTCTCCAAACGTCAGGGTCTCAGCAAGCCTTCAATCGTGCCGTTTGTGCATCCTCCGTTCTTTGGTGTTGAATTTTTGGAAAATATTGCGTTTGTTTGGTTCTAAACCGTAACAGTTTATTAAGTTGACAGGATTTTATGTAGATTTAAAGTGAGTTAAAAGAGGATGAAAAACGTGGACGTGCTCGCAAAGATTTACTGGATAAGAGTCCTGTTAGGCGGTGTCGCAGGATTAGTAAGCACAGGCGCAATTCTTCTGTTCCAATCGTTTAGTACAAACGTTTCGTTACTGGAAATGATGGGATCTGTTAACACGTTACTTAATGGAATTACCATAGCTTTACTGGTTTACTTGTTAAGCTACTATGTCCTTAAAGCGAAATTTACGTCACAAGTGGAGAAGCAATCAAAAATCATGAGTATGGGTATATTCATTTACTTCTTTACGTGGCTCATCGTGTGGGTTCTGACCTTAACAGCAATAATTGGCCCATTATAGGTCAACTATTCTTTTGTTTCTGGGTTAACCTCAACTTGACCATTTTTCTTTTTAAGAAAATTAGCAATCGTAGCTTGACTCTTATCGCTTTTCAGGGTTTCAATCTGTGCAGATTCGGCGTTTTCAGTTTCAGCGTCATCTTCCTGGTTTGGAGAGGGGGAATTAGGCGTTTCTATGCGGGCAAGAACACGCATAAAATCTGCCCAAGCCGAAAAGAAGCCACGGTCAAAATCGCCGTGAAGCCCGTTTCGTGTATGCTCTAAAAATTCGCGACGATAACCATGTAGCGCAGCTTTATCGGTAAAATCAAGTTTTGTAAGAAATGAGTAGTTATCATTGTTTCTTCTCGACAAAAGTACACCGTATAAGGCTCTAAAGTAGCCTCTGTTCCATTCAGTTTTTGTCATTCGCTGTTTAAGTCGCTCTAATTCACGTTCTGCTTCGGTGAATTGTCTTGAGGCGATAAGTTGGAAATATCGGGAGACTAATGCTTGTGGAACAGGCATGTTTAACGACCACGTGTTTTGGCTGCTTTTTCCTCTTCAGTGACATCTTCTATACCGTTTTCGGTTACTTTAAGGATTTCCTCGCCTTCAGGCAAGTAGGGGCTGGAAACCAGTCGGGCGATGCGTACTGGACCGTGTGATGCACGTCGCAGGTAGATGCGGGTGTGGCTTGTGTGTCCCACTATGTGTCCGCCAATTGGGTGGGTTGCGTCACCAAAGAATTGGTCAGGTTTAGCCATAACCTGATTTGTGACAACTGCAACAGCGTTGAATGCTCTTGCCAGTGAGATTAGTTTATGCATGTGCTTGTTGAGTTTTTGTTGTCTTGAAGCTAGCATTTCCCGTCCGATGTATTCGCTTCGGAAATGTGCGGTCAGTGAGTCAACAATTAGGAGTTTGACGTTGTTGGCTTTTATGATTTCGTCTGCGTTTTCTAGCAGGAACATCTGGTGGTCAGAAGTGAATGCTTCGGCATAAATGATTTTTTTGACGGCTTCTTCAGGGTCTAAGCCTAAGTGTTTTGCCATTTGCAAAATGCGTTCAAGCCTGAAAGTGTTCTCAGTATCCACGTAGAGTGCTGCTCCGTCAAGACCGCCTTGTTCTGGAGGTAATTGTACGTTTACACATAGTTGATGGCAGAATTGGCTTTTGCCGCTGCCGTATTCTCCGTAGAATTCGGTTATGGTTTGGGTTTCTAATCCACCATTTATCATTTTGTCGAGGGCTTTACTGCCTGAAGTTAAGCGTTGGACGTCTTTGCGCATTTTGTAGAGTTCGTCTGCACGTATGAAGTTTATGCCTATGGCTGAGCGGGCTGCATCGATGATTTGGAAGGCTTTTTTTTCGCTGACCCCTACAGGTTCTAGTTCTTTGGCGGTTGCCATTGCTAGGGATTCCACGGTGTGGTAGCCTATGTCTCGGAGTTTTTGGGATGTTGCTGGTCCTACTCCTGGAAGGTCTTCAATGAATTCGTATTTTGGTTTCTTTTTTTCTTCAGCTTCAACGGTTTTGTCTTTTGGGTCTTGTGACATGCGGTTCTCACGGTTTGTGTTGTAGACTATCTGGAACATGTGTTTGGGGATATTTAAGATAGTTGAATGAGGGTACTTTTTTGGTCGGGGAGGGAGATTGGTTGAAGTGAATTTCGTTTTTGTTATGCCAAGATATAAGTTGGTTCAGATGTATAGGTGAACCGTTAAACGTTCAGTGGGGCTGCAAACCTGAATAACACTCAAAGGACGGCGGTCATGTTGGAAGAGGTTGCGTTTAACCTCATAAGACAAGCAGTTATCTACTTACCGGTGGACGTCAAAGAGGCATTAACTAATGCGTACGCAAATGAAAGCAGTGCCATTGCCAGAACTCAGCTAAACGCACTCTTAGACAACATCGCTTTGGCTGAAGCCCAAGAGAAGCCAATTTGTCAAGATACAGGAACCTTGACATTCTACGTCAAAGCAGGTGCAGATTTTCCAAACATAGACAAACTTGAAAAGACGTTAAATTCGGCAGCAAAACGTGCAACACAGGAAATTCCGCTTCGCCCAAACGCCATAAACCCTTTCACAGGAAAAAATAGCGACGATAACACGGGGCGCTTTGTGCCAGTGGTGCATTGGGAAATCGTGCCGGGGGAAGAGTTGGAGTTAACGGTTTTGGTTAAGGGGGGTGGCTCTGAAAACGTTTCAGCTGTTGGGATGCTTTCTGCCGGTGAAGGGGTACGTGGGCTTAAGCGGTTTGTGGTTGATGCCGTTGTTAAAGCAGGCGCAATGCCTTGTCCACCAACGATTCTGGGTGTTGGCGTCGGTGGCGGCGCAGATGTCGCAGTTGCTTTAGCCAAGAAAGCTCTGCTTAGACCGCTAAACAAACCAAATGGAGATGTTGAAATTGCGGGTTTGGAGCGGGAGCTTTTGGAAGCGGCAAACATGACTGGTGTTGGCCCTATGGGTTTAGGTGGTGACACATCGGTTTTGGGTGTACATGTAGATTGGGCATTTAGGCATCCTGCGTCGTATCCTGTTGCAGTTGTTTTTAGCTGTTGGGCGTGTCGGCGTGCTTCGGCGCGAATCAACGCTGACGGCGAGGTAGTGTACTTGAATCACTGCATGGAGGATACGGTTTAGTTGAGTGTTTACCATTTTTCTTTGCCCCTTTCAGAAGCTGACGTACGAAAGCTCAGGGTGAACGATGTTGTTTATGTTTCAGGGATTATGGTTACGGCACGTGACCAAGCTCACCGAAGAGCATTAGAATGGGCACAGAAGGGGCAGGCGTTGCCCGTTAACCTTGAGGGTTCGGCCGTGTTTCATTGCGGTCCAGTCATGCGCAAAGAAGACGAAAGTTGGGTTGCGGTTGCGGCGGGTCCAACCACCAGTACGCGTATGGACGTTTATGAAGACCAGTTTTTGGAGGCGTTTAAGCCGCGGATTATTGTGGGCAAAGGTGGCATGGGCAAACGCACAACCAGGGCTATGGAAAAGGTGGGGGCTGTTTATTGCGCCTTTACGGGTGGTGCGGCGGTTTTAGCGGCGCAGGCAATTAAGCGTGTTTTGGGTGTGGAGTGGCTGGATTTGGGCATGCCAGAAGCGATGTGGGTCTTGGAGGCTGTTGAGTTTGGTCCGTTGGTGGTTGCCATTGATTCGCATGGAAACAACCTGTTTGCTGAGAACTCGGCGAAGGTGGAGGCAAACCTGCAGCGGATTTATGAACAGTTTGGGCTTTAAACGGTTAACCTTCGTTTTTGAGCCGCCAAATTTAGAAGCTGAGCATCAAGAGGGGTTAAGCGGCATCTTTGAACAGCAGAAAAAGGCAGAGAAAGCATGTTTTCTGGTTTTTCGCATGCCTAAGGTTCAGTTTCACCCGAAAGTTTTAGAAACATACTGACTACTCCACTGACTATAAGTTAATCTGGGCGGAGAATTCACTGTGAGCCTTTACGAGTTGGAGCTTCGCGGCGTAAAACTTCCCGAAAAAGAAGCAGTCTTAGGCGACTTAAACGCCGAGCAAATCGTAGAAAAAATGAACCACTTCAACCAAAGACTCAAACGCGAAGCCCACCTCCAAGTAGCTCCTTATGCCGAGTCCTATTTTCTTAACCTCATTGCCCTGTATCCCGTGAGCATGTGCAGCAAAACCATGACTGACACGCTTAAGCTTGTGGCGGCGCTTTTCTATTTCGGCAGCAAACCCCCAACCGAAGAAAACAAAAAACCATCACATGAAGAGGTGCAGGCTAAGGAGCTTTTTCCCCGAAACAAACCCAGCCCCACCCACGAAGGCTACAGCTACGAAGACCTTGCCTTAATTTTTGACAAGCCCCTTGCAGCCATCATGAGGGCAGTGCATCAGAAGCGGGAACAAGCCAAAGTGATGCTGGAAGATGCCCAACTACGCAGTCAATCCCCAAAAGCAGCATTTGAAGAACTGACGGATAAAGAGAAGGGAACGCTCGCGAAGTACACCAAAGACTGAGCCGCTAAACTTTATGGTTCAATAAATCTGTTCTGAACAATATTAATATAGCATATATGCCGATTTTTGCGTGAGGGAAAAAGGGACACGTGAACAGGTTCCGCTTTGTGGTTATTGGTATATTTGTGGCGTTGTGTTTGCTTCTGGGGAGCAATGCGTCAGCAGTAGCAAACGCAGATTTTTCTGGTGAAGAACAGTGGGTTGCGCGTCCGCT is a window encoding:
- a CDS encoding nitrous oxide reductase family maturation protein NosD, with product MNKHIAVIFVIISLTASNTITLQPAQAKSKTSVVPDDFLTIADAIGNATDGATIFVRKGTYQEHSIEINKTLSLIGEAPNTTIIEDIDPQVLVLPTQLLPENSAPIKIAADNIKISGFTLTNGGNGISGTGSQTQITDNLITAPYGCINLKGSNITITQNIIENNANGGLSGYGIKCNGYYNTIASNRITGPNNYAITIEHESSLNVVCNNTIVDAGSIHVYGNRNVVAKNSLTHGGISIDGTSNTVYSNRIEGSGFGLVGYNNTFYANYLTYAVNVGSNVEDAANNIFYDNNFVGSTQVGGWIGVRGPNFWDNGVEGNFWSDYNGTDSNNDGIGDFPYTIDANNQDNYPLMAPYNIDSVIAELPEWANTSPPTPPFPTPTPTLPPNTSTPTTNPTTTITPTLAPTTTQTLQPSPSTPTQQPTQLDSEPSTGKNTGLQANMLLIATVTVIIIALGTALAVVFRRRKTDA
- the dnaG gene encoding DNA primase DnaG, yielding MGTSQTFTIKYVIHARFEIDGVVEKPDVIGAVFGQTEGLFGPELDLRELQKTGRIGRIEIELHSKNDRTSGNITIPTSLDRVSTALIAASVESINRVGPCSAKVFLDKIEDIREARRKVIIDRAKEILHKWNIESMPSVDEVYKEITETMKTGKVEKFGAEDLPAGPTLEISKEIFVVEGRADIINLMRCGITNTVALEGAKVPESIKRLTKEKEATALLDGDRGGDLILKELLQVTSIKYVGRAPRGKEIEECSCKEIADAIEGKVSVAELFKPKKVERPEKAPERVEKPKVTFPEQVVQTAKELVGSLEAVLMNDKLEQIERLPVSQLAERLQQVSGIDTLVFDGIITQRIVDIASEKNIKRIVASRVSEAVKPALNVELNTFQEAIPPS
- the radA gene encoding DNA repair and recombination protein RadA; this translates as MSQDPKDKTVEAEEKKKPKYEFIEDLPGVGPATSQKLRDIGYHTVESLAMATAKELEPVGVSEKKAFQIIDAARSAIGINFIRADELYKMRKDVQRLTSGSKALDKMINGGLETQTITEFYGEYGSGKSQFCHQLCVNVQLPPEQGGLDGAALYVDTENTFRLERILQMAKHLGLDPEEAVKKIIYAEAFTSDHQMFLLENADEIIKANNVKLLIVDSLTAHFRSEYIGREMLASRQQKLNKHMHKLISLARAFNAVAVVTNQVMAKPDQFFGDATHPIGGHIVGHTSHTRIYLRRASHGPVRIARLVSSPYLPEGEEILKVTENGIEDVTEEEKAAKTRGR
- a CDS encoding fumarate hydratase, which codes for MLEEVAFNLIRQAVIYLPVDVKEALTNAYANESSAIARTQLNALLDNIALAEAQEKPICQDTGTLTFYVKAGADFPNIDKLEKTLNSAAKRATQEIPLRPNAINPFTGKNSDDNTGRFVPVVHWEIVPGEELELTVLVKGGGSENVSAVGMLSAGEGVRGLKRFVVDAVVKAGAMPCPPTILGVGVGGGADVAVALAKKALLRPLNKPNGDVEIAGLERELLEAANMTGVGPMGLGGDTSVLGVHVDWAFRHPASYPVAVVFSCWACRRASARINADGEVVYLNHCMEDTV
- a CDS encoding FumA C-terminus/TtdB family hydratase beta subunit gives rise to the protein MSVYHFSLPLSEADVRKLRVNDVVYVSGIMVTARDQAHRRALEWAQKGQALPVNLEGSAVFHCGPVMRKEDESWVAVAAGPTTSTRMDVYEDQFLEAFKPRIIVGKGGMGKRTTRAMEKVGAVYCAFTGGAAVLAAQAIKRVLGVEWLDLGMPEAMWVLEAVEFGPLVVAIDSHGNNLFAENSAKVEANLQRIYEQFGL